The following proteins are encoded in a genomic region of Terriglobia bacterium:
- a CDS encoding carbon starvation protein A, producing the protein MNTLPVMIGVLCVFALAYRYYSAFLAAKALALDDSRVTPAHKYEDGHNYVPSPKWVLFGHHFAAIAGAGPLVGPTLAAQFGFAPGFVWILVGAVIAGCVQDFTVLVASIRHQGKSLAEIARTELSPFAGLVTMIAVLFILLVTLAGLGIVVVNALANSPWGVFTIGWTIPIAIGMGLYMFKSTPGKIKVAGPSVVGIVCLIAALIGGHTFANSSYAHVLVFSPHQITILMAIYGFVASILPVWLLLEPRDYLSTYVKLGTIAVLIVGVMIAHPNIKFPAFTQYVHGGGPIIPGKVFPFLFVTIACGAISGFHSLVASGTTPKMIDKESDARFIGYGAMMCEGIVGILALIAATSMWPGDYFAINTAPAVFSKMGLHTVNLPEFSREVGENLAGRTGGAVSLAVGMAQIFRGLPGMNTLMGYWYHYAIMFEALFILTTVDTGTRVARYVIHELVGKVYKPMAKHQWLPGNLAATTVVVLGWGYLIYTGNISTLWPLFGTGNQLLATIALAVATTFLVNMGKAKYAIYTALPMAFVAVTTLTAGVLSIKDIFWPLTKVPGKAFQGYLDSILMLIFIVGVVLVLINAAIRCAKTLRGESIPAEAFGPPEVTAAGATKMGCC; encoded by the coding sequence ATGAATACACTCCCCGTGATGATCGGGGTTTTATGCGTGTTCGCACTGGCGTATCGTTATTACAGCGCATTTCTGGCTGCGAAAGCGCTTGCCCTCGATGACAGCCGCGTCACCCCCGCCCACAAATATGAAGATGGCCACAACTATGTGCCATCGCCCAAGTGGGTCCTGTTCGGGCACCATTTCGCGGCGATTGCCGGCGCCGGACCCCTCGTCGGTCCCACGCTCGCCGCTCAATTCGGATTTGCTCCAGGATTCGTGTGGATCCTCGTGGGAGCAGTGATTGCCGGTTGTGTTCAGGACTTCACCGTCCTGGTGGCATCCATTCGACACCAGGGCAAATCCCTCGCTGAAATTGCCCGGACGGAGCTCAGTCCGTTTGCGGGACTTGTGACGATGATTGCCGTGCTATTCATCCTGCTCGTGACACTGGCGGGACTGGGCATCGTGGTCGTCAACGCTTTGGCGAACAGCCCATGGGGAGTGTTTACGATTGGCTGGACCATTCCAATTGCCATCGGCATGGGCCTGTACATGTTCAAGAGCACGCCCGGAAAGATCAAAGTCGCGGGCCCAAGCGTCGTGGGAATCGTCTGCCTGATCGCAGCGCTGATCGGTGGCCACACCTTTGCTAATTCGTCGTACGCGCATGTGCTCGTTTTCTCGCCGCACCAGATCACGATTCTGATGGCCATCTATGGCTTCGTGGCATCGATCCTGCCGGTTTGGCTGCTCCTCGAGCCCCGCGACTATCTGTCCACGTACGTGAAGCTGGGTACAATTGCGGTGCTGATTGTCGGTGTGATGATCGCGCATCCGAATATCAAGTTCCCGGCATTCACACAGTACGTCCACGGCGGCGGCCCGATTATCCCCGGAAAGGTATTTCCGTTCCTCTTCGTGACCATCGCGTGTGGAGCGATTTCCGGTTTCCATTCATTGGTCGCTTCCGGAACCACGCCGAAGATGATCGACAAGGAAAGCGATGCGCGCTTCATCGGTTATGGCGCGATGATGTGTGAAGGGATCGTGGGAATTCTTGCGCTCATCGCGGCAACTTCGATGTGGCCCGGCGATTATTTCGCGATCAACACGGCACCGGCGGTCTTCAGCAAGATGGGCCTGCACACGGTAAATCTGCCGGAGTTCTCACGGGAAGTTGGCGAGAACCTGGCTGGACGAACCGGCGGCGCAGTATCGCTGGCTGTCGGCATGGCACAGATTTTCCGTGGACTCCCTGGCATGAACACGCTTATGGGCTATTGGTATCACTACGCCATCATGTTCGAAGCGCTGTTCATCCTCACTACTGTCGATACCGGAACACGCGTGGCACGATATGTGATCCACGAACTCGTCGGCAAGGTCTACAAGCCGATGGCCAAACATCAGTGGCTGCCGGGTAACCTGGCTGCGACAACAGTGGTAGTTCTCGGATGGGGATACTTGATCTATACAGGCAACATCTCCACTCTTTGGCCGCTGTTTGGAACAGGGAACCAGTTGCTCGCGACGATCGCGCTGGCAGTGGCGACGACTTTCCTGGTCAACATGGGTAAAGCAAAATACGCGATCTACACGGCTCTTCCCATGGCATTCGTCGCAGTGACAACCCTAACGGCGGGCGTACTGTCCATTAAGGACATCTTCTGGCCGCTGACGAAGGTCCCCGGAAAGGCGTTCCAGGGATACCTGGATTCGATACTGATGCTCATCTTCATCGTGGGCGTAGTACTGGTCCTGATCAATGCTGCAATACGCTGCGCCAAGACACTGCGCGGCGAATCGATCCCGGCCGAAGCCTTCGGCCCGCCGGAGGTCACGGCCGCGGGCGCTACGAAGATGGGCTGTTGCTGA
- a CDS encoding PLP-dependent aspartate aminotransferase family protein, with protein MNTDDCGINTKLIHAGHHPDPTGAVNVPIYQTSTFAFRNAQHGAALFAGEEDGFIYTRIGNPTIRALEEAVAELEHGCGGIATSSGMGAVNTVYMALLESGAHMVSTASVYGPSRILMENDFGRFGVQSSYVNTSDLTQVRAALRPNTKLVYIESPSNPAMQVTDIEGVCAMAHENGSLVVVDNTFASPYLQNPIDLGADVVLHSITKFINGHADVVGGVIVAKDPALYKRLRKAMINTGCNMDPHQAFLVLRGLKTLGLRVERAQYNAMQIARWLVNQPEIENVRYIGLESHPQHEIAKRQMKGFGAMIAFELKGGFEAGRRLMDSVKVATLAVSLGGVETLIEHPASMTHAGMNPKDRIEAGFSDGLVRYAVGIEDVEDLIADLRQALDCIAEQEPEVAAAVVK; from the coding sequence ATGAATACAGATGATTGCGGAATCAATACCAAGCTCATTCATGCGGGGCATCATCCTGATCCCACGGGTGCCGTAAACGTTCCTATCTACCAGACTTCGACTTTCGCATTTCGAAACGCCCAGCACGGCGCTGCGCTCTTTGCCGGTGAAGAAGACGGTTTCATCTACACGCGAATCGGTAATCCGACCATCCGTGCTCTCGAAGAGGCTGTTGCCGAGTTGGAGCACGGCTGCGGAGGTATTGCCACAAGCTCCGGAATGGGAGCCGTAAACACCGTTTACATGGCCCTTCTCGAATCCGGCGCGCACATGGTCAGTACGGCCTCCGTTTATGGGCCCTCACGGATCCTGATGGAGAACGATTTCGGGCGCTTCGGGGTGCAATCGAGCTACGTGAACACCTCGGATCTCACGCAAGTTCGCGCCGCTCTCCGACCAAACACGAAGCTGGTCTATATCGAATCGCCATCGAATCCCGCCATGCAGGTTACCGACATCGAAGGAGTCTGCGCCATGGCGCATGAGAACGGATCGCTCGTGGTGGTCGATAACACGTTCGCCAGTCCGTACCTTCAGAACCCGATCGATCTCGGCGCCGATGTCGTCCTGCACTCGATCACGAAATTCATCAATGGACACGCCGATGTCGTCGGCGGCGTAATCGTCGCCAAGGATCCGGCGCTCTATAAGCGTCTGCGCAAAGCGATGATTAATACGGGCTGCAACATGGATCCGCACCAGGCATTCCTGGTATTGCGCGGGTTGAAGACGCTCGGGCTGCGCGTTGAACGCGCGCAATACAATGCGATGCAGATAGCACGCTGGCTGGTGAACCAGCCCGAAATTGAGAACGTCCGCTACATTGGCTTGGAATCTCATCCGCAACACGAGATAGCCAAGCGCCAGATGAAGGGCTTTGGCGCCATGATCGCGTTCGAACTGAAGGGTGGTTTCGAAGCGGGGCGCCGACTGATGGACTCGGTAAAGGTCGCAACCCTTGCGGTCTCGCTTGGTGGCGTCGAAACGCTAATCGAGCACCCGGCATCAATGACTCATGCCGGCATGAATCCGAAAGACCGGATCGAGGCTGGGTTTAGCGACGGCCTGGTTCGGTACGCTGTCGGAATCGAGGATGTCGAAGACCTGATCGCCGATCTGCGGCAGGCTCTCGATTGCATCGCGGAACAGGAGCCTGAAGTTGCAGCCGCTGTCGTAAAGTGA
- a CDS encoding DUF6125 family protein: MSTVSISPFSSLSREELLRALEMFAKNWLAHDGCWFLAAEERLGMETAIELDALSWKRFAAVEAKRIMSTFNVPQGGGLDALEKALGFRFYGLINQQRVEWSEDRKRLRFFMETCRVQQTRTGKSLPPFPCKQVGVVEFETFARTVDPRIRTLCIHCPPDEISSGYCGWEFTLA, translated from the coding sequence ATGTCTACCGTTTCGATTTCCCCCTTCTCTTCCCTGAGCCGAGAAGAACTCCTTCGCGCGCTCGAAATGTTCGCCAAGAATTGGCTAGCACACGATGGCTGCTGGTTCCTTGCCGCCGAAGAGCGGTTAGGGATGGAAACCGCCATTGAACTCGACGCTCTTTCGTGGAAGCGTTTTGCTGCCGTCGAGGCCAAACGCATTATGTCGACCTTCAATGTTCCCCAGGGTGGCGGGCTCGACGCACTGGAGAAGGCGCTGGGATTTCGGTTCTACGGACTGATCAATCAGCAGAGGGTCGAATGGTCGGAGGACCGCAAGCGACTCCGATTCTTCATGGAGACCTGCCGGGTCCAGCAGACGCGCACGGGAAAGAGTTTGCCGCCCTTCCCATGCAAACAGGTCGGCGTTGTCGAATTTGAAACTTTCGCGCGAACCGTCGATCCGCGAATCCGGACATTGTGCATTCACTGTCCGCCCGACGAGATCTCTTCCGGTTATTGCGGGTGGGAATTCACGCTCGCGTAG
- a CDS encoding VWA domain-containing protein, with translation MLRKPLCFLFILTCAVGSAFSQGTSASSQSQELRPTTTIYSKTELVYVPVVVRDKDGKHVRGLTKDAFTVQQDGAPQTISVFEEVSGPRKERTAISVGDGFVTNVTPETNDRQLSVIVLDLMNTPVIRQGDAQRAVIQYLGNNALATHPIALFALTTSGLQQIYSFTEDPALLIRALQEFGSQSGGAADITAENQAEVDRLKAVEGAAAAGDAGMQSIVARLVAATKRGNVAYQVSTIRGTLASLEQLAGALAGVPGRKSVIWATAGFPFILDDPESFENRGTELMDDYARIWKLLNSASVAVYPVDVTGLNAVGMAGTGIYVTISGSRAHRCNR, from the coding sequence ATGCTTCGCAAGCCACTCTGCTTTCTGTTCATACTCACGTGTGCAGTTGGATCGGCATTTTCCCAGGGCACTTCCGCCTCGTCGCAATCGCAAGAGCTACGGCCAACAACGACGATCTACAGCAAGACGGAGTTGGTTTATGTGCCGGTAGTTGTTCGGGACAAGGATGGTAAGCACGTCCGTGGACTGACGAAAGACGCCTTCACTGTTCAGCAGGATGGCGCACCGCAAACAATCTCCGTTTTCGAAGAGGTTTCAGGGCCGCGAAAGGAACGGACTGCGATTTCTGTCGGTGACGGGTTCGTAACGAACGTCACACCGGAAACTAACGATCGCCAGTTAAGCGTCATAGTGCTCGACCTGATGAACACGCCGGTGATACGACAGGGAGATGCTCAACGCGCGGTCATACAGTACCTCGGAAATAACGCACTAGCGACTCATCCCATTGCCCTGTTCGCATTGACTACAAGCGGCTTGCAGCAGATCTACTCATTTACGGAAGATCCCGCTCTTTTGATCCGGGCGCTGCAGGAATTCGGATCACAGTCCGGAGGAGCGGCAGACATAACCGCCGAGAATCAAGCTGAAGTTGACAGGCTGAAGGCGGTGGAAGGCGCAGCGGCTGCGGGCGATGCAGGAATGCAGAGCATCGTGGCCCGTTTGGTCGCCGCAACAAAGCGGGGGAATGTGGCTTATCAGGTGTCTACGATTCGAGGGACCCTTGCTTCGCTGGAACAGCTTGCAGGAGCGCTGGCTGGCGTGCCGGGACGCAAATCTGTCATCTGGGCCACTGCCGGTTTTCCGTTCATCCTTGATGACCCGGAGAGCTTTGAGAATCGTGGCACGGAGTTGATGGATGACTATGCTCGAATCTGGAAACTACTGAACAGCGCATCGGTTGCCGTGTACCCCGTCGACGTTACCGGCCTCAATGCCGTGGGAATGGCCGGCACTGGGATATATGTAACGATCAGCGGATCACGGGCGCACAGGTGCAATCGGTAG
- a CDS encoding amidohydrolase family protein: MRAGYLLNVRTGEEAPNQTILIEGDRVIGIAPTASTPKAAGDKEIDLRSMTVMPGLIDVHTHLTMDTNFDPYHELVTTPVREALIGVRNAKTTLEAGFTTVRNVGASGYADVALRDEINAGHLEGPHMQVSGPALGITGGHCDQNLLPFEYHLSSDGAADGVAEVQKRVRQNIKYGVDVIKICATGGVLSKGDDPQASQYTLEEMKAIVADAHRLGRKVAAHAHGAQGILWATEAGVDSIEHGSYLDEQGIAEMKKRGTYFVPTAYLIDWVAQNGHLPALYEQKMKDVSAVEKANARRAIAAGVKVALGTDAAVYPHGLNAHELEVYVNQFGMTPLQAIQAGTVNAADLMGWSDRVGSLEAGKWADLIAVRGDPLKDVRILQNVPFVMKAGIVYKDKSRQE, encoded by the coding sequence GTGCGCGCTGGATATCTGCTGAACGTTCGCACGGGCGAAGAAGCTCCTAACCAGACGATCCTCATCGAGGGCGACAGGGTTATCGGAATTGCTCCAACCGCGTCAACCCCGAAAGCTGCCGGAGACAAAGAGATTGATCTTCGTTCCATGACCGTGATGCCGGGACTGATTGACGTGCACACCCACCTCACCATGGACACCAACTTCGATCCTTACCATGAACTGGTGACCACGCCGGTCCGCGAGGCCTTGATTGGCGTCCGGAATGCCAAGACGACCCTTGAAGCGGGATTCACCACCGTCCGAAACGTCGGCGCCAGCGGTTATGCCGACGTCGCACTGCGCGACGAAATCAATGCCGGTCACCTCGAGGGTCCGCACATGCAGGTGAGCGGGCCGGCTCTGGGAATCACCGGCGGTCATTGCGACCAGAACCTTCTGCCATTCGAGTACCACCTGAGTTCGGATGGCGCCGCCGACGGCGTTGCGGAAGTGCAAAAGCGCGTACGCCAAAACATCAAGTACGGCGTCGATGTCATCAAGATATGCGCGACCGGCGGTGTTTTGTCGAAGGGCGACGATCCACAGGCCAGCCAATACACCCTCGAGGAAATGAAGGCGATCGTTGCCGACGCCCACCGTCTCGGACGCAAGGTTGCTGCCCACGCGCACGGTGCGCAGGGAATACTCTGGGCCACCGAAGCCGGCGTTGATTCCATCGAACACGGTTCTTATCTCGACGAGCAGGGCATTGCGGAGATGAAGAAACGTGGCACGTATTTCGTGCCGACGGCATATCTCATTGACTGGGTTGCGCAAAACGGACACCTGCCCGCCCTCTACGAGCAGAAGATGAAGGACGTCAGTGCCGTTGAGAAAGCCAACGCAAGAAGAGCCATCGCCGCGGGCGTCAAGGTTGCGCTCGGTACGGATGCCGCTGTTTATCCGCACGGATTGAATGCCCATGAACTTGAGGTCTACGTGAACCAGTTCGGCATGACACCGTTACAGGCGATTCAGGCGGGAACCGTGAACGCCGCCGACCTGATGGGCTGGTCCGATCGCGTGGGGTCGCTCGAAGCTGGAAAGTGGGCCGACCTGATTGCCGTGCGAGGAGATCCGTTGAAGGATGTGCGAATCCTGCAGAACGTCCCCTTCGTCATGAAAGCGGGAATCGTTTACAAGGACAAGAGCAGACAAGAGTAG
- a CDS encoding protein kinase produces MSDPKPEWHETETKIGGDFGATAVRSPSSSSSSSASPVPYAPSQGTVGGQSQGTMGGGSFFSAPLFAMGTVLANRYEILQVLGQGGMGAVYKAYDRELERFVALKTIRPELAGNTEMLARFKQELILARQVAHRNIVRLYDISESNGVKFITMEYVEGEDFRGILRREGKLSPEESVNVIRQICFALQAAHSEGVIHRDLKPQNIMRDKQGRVVVMDFGLARALESDGMTQTGALLGTMEYMSPEQSRGEQVDCTSDIYAAGLIFYELLTGKMPYAAESALASLMKRAQQRAIPVAEVERGVPRNLSAVVSHCIEPDKRKRYQSASEILVDLESLSPTAKTAISFVVPRRAQTSSVYKWVTLAMVVLIVAAGGYFGWRKLRTPKVVSNSPVSVLVADFANYTGDPEFDDTLEPMVNVALEGAKFINAYNRGTAHNLAAKLPQGTGKLDEQSARLVALSQGVSAVITGQISRRGDEYEISAMALDSASGNVIAKSEVMAASKNDVPSDIPKLIAPLRNALGDATPASQQLVAAGGAFTASSLEVVHQYGIGMEEQLAGKTDEAFKSFQKAAGLDPTFARAYAGMSSAALKMGRPQDAEKYITLAMQHVDHMTDREQFRVRGFYYLATENWQKCADDYTKLSERYPGDNIAHNNLAVCLSKLRNFAGAAAEAKKGDHIQPNAITAANIAFFSSYSGDFNGGQQEAERIRQKYPTFEFGYLALAFAQVGQGQLSAAEETYQALEKVSPVGAALASWGLADLDSYQGRYSEASKILEQGIATDLAGKNSDDAAEKLVCLAANQLWLGQTKQGVSSAEKALANSQSVKVRFLAAQILARAGQSAKAAELAKALTSDLRAEPQAYAKIIDGDIALKSGDFRSAVQAFTAANKLFDTWIGHMELGQAYLQAKQFVEADAEFDTCLKRRGEALSLFLDQVPTYEYLPAVYYYQGLAREGMKSPGAADSFRAYLNLHGPAGEDPLLPEIRRRIGN; encoded by the coding sequence ATGAGCGACCCTAAACCCGAATGGCATGAAACAGAGACGAAGATAGGTGGGGACTTCGGAGCAACCGCGGTCCGCTCGCCCAGTTCTTCGTCCTCTTCTTCCGCATCACCAGTTCCGTACGCTCCGTCTCAGGGAACCGTCGGCGGTCAGTCCCAGGGAACCATGGGCGGCGGGAGCTTCTTTTCCGCCCCGCTATTCGCCATGGGCACGGTTCTCGCCAACCGCTACGAGATCCTCCAGGTTCTCGGACAGGGTGGCATGGGCGCCGTTTACAAGGCCTACGATAGAGAACTGGAGCGTTTCGTAGCTCTGAAGACCATCCGTCCGGAACTTGCCGGCAATACTGAAATGCTGGCGCGTTTCAAGCAAGAACTCATCCTCGCCCGCCAGGTTGCCCACCGGAACATCGTTCGCCTCTACGATATCTCGGAGAGTAATGGCGTCAAGTTCATCACCATGGAGTACGTCGAGGGTGAGGACTTCCGAGGCATTCTGCGCCGGGAAGGGAAACTTTCGCCCGAAGAATCGGTCAATGTCATTCGACAGATTTGCTTCGCCCTGCAGGCCGCCCACAGCGAAGGCGTAATCCATCGCGACCTGAAGCCCCAGAACATCATGCGCGATAAGCAAGGTCGGGTTGTCGTCATGGACTTCGGCCTCGCTCGCGCGCTCGAGTCCGATGGCATGACGCAGACCGGCGCCCTACTCGGCACCATGGAGTACATGTCGCCGGAGCAATCACGCGGCGAGCAGGTCGACTGCACCTCCGATATCTACGCTGCCGGGCTCATATTCTATGAATTGCTGACCGGCAAGATGCCATACGCCGCCGAGAGTGCGCTCGCCAGCTTGATGAAGCGTGCCCAGCAACGCGCTATCCCGGTGGCGGAGGTCGAGCGCGGTGTACCGCGGAACCTCAGCGCCGTCGTCAGCCACTGTATCGAGCCGGATAAACGGAAACGCTATCAAAGCGCTTCCGAGATCCTGGTCGACCTTGAATCTCTCTCTCCGACCGCCAAGACGGCTATCAGTTTCGTCGTCCCCCGTCGCGCACAGACGTCTTCCGTCTACAAGTGGGTCACGCTTGCCATGGTGGTTCTCATCGTAGCGGCTGGTGGTTATTTCGGGTGGCGGAAACTCAGAACTCCCAAGGTGGTCAGCAACTCTCCCGTGAGCGTCCTCGTTGCGGACTTTGCGAACTATACAGGGGATCCGGAGTTCGATGACACGCTCGAGCCGATGGTCAATGTAGCCTTAGAAGGCGCGAAGTTCATCAACGCGTACAACCGCGGTACCGCACACAACCTCGCTGCGAAGCTGCCCCAGGGCACCGGCAAGTTGGACGAACAGTCGGCGCGGCTGGTCGCTCTGAGCCAGGGTGTCTCCGCGGTCATCACCGGTCAGATCAGTCGCCGCGGCGACGAATACGAAATTTCCGCCATGGCCTTGGACTCGGCCAGCGGTAACGTGATTGCCAAGTCGGAGGTGATGGCGGCTAGCAAGAACGACGTCCCGAGTGACATCCCCAAACTCATTGCTCCGCTTCGTAATGCACTGGGTGACGCGACGCCCGCCTCTCAGCAGTTGGTAGCCGCCGGCGGTGCGTTCACCGCGTCCTCCCTCGAAGTCGTACACCAGTACGGCATCGGGATGGAGGAGCAGTTGGCCGGGAAAACAGATGAGGCATTTAAGTCTTTCCAGAAGGCGGCGGGACTGGACCCGACTTTTGCGCGTGCATACGCGGGCATGAGTTCGGCCGCTCTCAAGATGGGCCGACCGCAGGACGCGGAAAAGTACATTACGTTGGCGATGCAGCACGTCGACCATATGACTGATCGCGAACAATTTCGCGTTCGCGGCTTCTACTATCTCGCGACCGAGAACTGGCAAAAGTGTGCCGACGATTACACAAAACTGTCAGAACGCTACCCGGGCGACAATATTGCCCACAACAATCTCGCGGTCTGTTTGAGTAAATTACGTAACTTCGCCGGTGCCGCGGCTGAGGCAAAAAAGGGTGATCATATCCAGCCCAATGCGATCACGGCCGCGAACATCGCGTTCTTTTCCTCCTACTCCGGCGACTTCAATGGCGGCCAGCAGGAGGCGGAGCGCATCCGGCAGAAGTATCCGACGTTTGAGTTCGGTTACCTTGCCCTTGCATTTGCCCAGGTGGGACAAGGACAGTTGTCGGCTGCAGAGGAAACGTACCAGGCATTAGAAAAGGTAAGCCCCGTAGGCGCAGCCCTGGCATCGTGGGGGTTGGCGGACCTGGATTCGTACCAGGGACGGTACTCTGAAGCCTCCAAAATCCTTGAACAGGGAATCGCCACCGACCTTGCAGGGAAGAATTCCGATGATGCCGCTGAGAAACTCGTTTGCCTGGCAGCCAACCAGTTATGGCTCGGTCAGACAAAACAGGGGGTCTCAAGCGCCGAGAAAGCATTAGCCAACAGCCAGTCGGTGAAGGTGAGATTCCTTGCTGCGCAGATATTAGCGCGAGCCGGTCAGAGCGCGAAAGCCGCAGAACTGGCCAAGGCACTCACGTCGGATCTGCGCGCGGAACCACAGGCGTACGCGAAGATCATCGATGGCGACATCGCTTTGAAGTCCGGCGATTTCCGCTCCGCGGTTCAGGCATTTACAGCGGCAAATAAGCTGTTCGACACCTGGATTGGTCACATGGAACTCGGACAAGCGTACTTGCAGGCCAAACAATTCGTCGAAGCGGATGCCGAATTCGATACTTGCCTGAAGCGCCGAGGCGAAGCTTTGTCGCTGTTCCTCGACCAGGTTCCGACCTACGAATACCTACCCGCCGTCTATTACTATCAGGGTCTCGCGCGCGAGGGGATGAAAAGCCCGGGGGCAGCCGATTCGTTCCGGGCGTACCTGAACTTGCATGGACCAGCCGGTGAAGATCCCCTGTTGCCCGAAATCCGCCGGCGCATCGGAAACTGA